AGAGCAAGGGCATTCAACTGACGGCCGCCTACGGCATGTCGGAAACCGGGCCATTGGTCTCGTGCGCGCATCTGAACGACGAGTTGATGGCAGGCACCGAAGACGAACGCACCACCTACCGGATCAAGGCCGGGGTGCCCGGGCCGCTGGTCGAGGCGGCCATCGTCGACGGCGACGGCAACTTCCTGCCTGCCGATGGCGAAACCCAGGGCGAACTGGTGTTGCGTGCGCCGTGGCTGACCGAGGGCTATTTCAATGAACCGCAGAAGGGCGCCGAGCTGTGGGCCGGCGGCTGGCTGCACACCGGGGACGTCGCCACGCTGGACAGCATGGGCGTGATCGACATCCGCGACCGGATCAAGGACGTGATCAAGACCGGTGGCGAATGGATTTCCTCGCTGGACCTCGAAGACCTGATCAGCCGTCACGTTGCGGTACGTGAAGTAGCAGTGGTGGGCATCGCCGATCCGCAGTGGGGCGAGCGCCCGTTTGCCTTGCTGGTGATCCGCGAAGGGCATGCTATCGGGGCCCGCGAGCTCAAGGAACACCTCAAGCCGTTCGTGGAACTGGGGCACCTGAGCAAGTGGGCGATTCCTAGCCAGATCGCCCTTGTTACTGAAATTCCCAAGACCAGTGTCGGCAAACTCGACAAGAAGCGCATCCGCCTCGACATCACCGAATGGCAGGCTAACAACAGCACCTTCCTCTCGACGCTCTGAGCGTCCTCTGGCGCGCCGAAACCGGCGCGCCAGACCCACCAAGCAAGCGCTTGGCTTGTTAAATCGAAATTTTCAGCCATCCTTGCCGTGCCGACATGTGTCGGACTGGCGAAAGGACTGTTCCAGAGTGGCCGGCAGCTGCAAATCACACTTTAGAGGGATCAAGCAGTACCACCTGCTGGCTATAGTCCGCTCAAGGATTTTTAAGAACGGGGCACACGCACAAACGGGGCGATGCAACATTGAAGTGATTTCGGGATGCCTCTGGTGCCCGGTCCTTCAGGCGTTTTTAAAAGTACTCACTGCCATAACAATAATGCACATGGAGTAGCGTCGATGACCTCAGTAAACCAGTTCTGGCGCCGGGCGAAACTGCCTCTGGCGGTCAGTCTTGCCTCCACGCTCGCCGGGCCCGCATTCGGCGTCAGCTTCAACGTCGGTGAAATCGAAGGCCAGTTCGACTCCTCGCTCTCCCTGGGCATGAGTGTTTCGACCCAGCAGCCGAACAAGGATCTTATTGGTGTCAACAACGGCGGACGGGGCCTGTCCCAGACCTCCGACGACGGTCACTTGAACTTCAAGAGCGGGCAAGCCTTCTCGAAGATCTTCAAGGGCATCCATGACCTCGAATTGAAATACGGCGACACCGGCGTCTTTGTTCGCGGCAAATACTGGTACGACTTCGCGCTGCAGAACGCAGACCTGGAATACAAGGACGTCAGCAACCACAACCGCGACGTGGCGGCCCGCTCTTCGGGTGGCCAGATCCTCGACGCCTTCGTTTACCACAACTACTCCATTGCCGATGAGCCGGGTTCGGTGCGTCTCGGCAAGCAAGTGGTCAACTGGGGTGAAAGTACCTTCATCGGTGGCGGCATCAACTCGATCAACCCGATCGACGTTTCCGCGTTCCGTCGTCCGGGTGCCGAGATCAAGGAAGGCCTGATCCCGGTCAACATGTTCTACCTGTCCCAGAGCATTACCGAAAACCTGTCGGCCGAAGGTTTCTACCAGATCGACTGGCAGAAGACCGTAACCGATAACTGTGGCACGTTCTTCTCCCAGCCTGACATCGTGACCACCGGTTGCGACGACAACCTGCGCGTACTTAACAAGCGCTCCACCATCCCGGGTGTTGCCCTCGGCCCGCTGGCTGCCGCCAATGTCGACGTCAACGAAGAAGGCGTGCTGGTACGCCGTTCGCCGAACCGCAATGCGCGAGACAGCGGGCAGTGGGGCGTGTCCGCCAAGTACATGTTCGATCCGCTGGCCACCGAGTTCGGTGCCTACTTCATGAACTACCACAGCCGTGCGCCGATCTTCAGTGCAACCGGTGCGCCACAATCGATCTACAACGGCGTCAAGGCACTGCCTGGCCCGTTCCAGGCGCTGGGCCCTCTGGTGGTGGCGGGTAACTCCGAGTATTTCATCGAGTATCCAGAAGACATTCGTCTCTATGGTTTGAGCTTCTCCACCACCCTGCCTACCGGTACGGCGTGGAGCGGTGAGGTCAGCTACCGGCCGAACGCGCCGGTGCAACTGAACTCCACCGACATCCTGTTTGCCGGTGTGCGTCCGTTGGGTGGCGCGCTGACCAACGCCTCGATCCTCAATGGTGTTCCAGGCCAGGACCTGCACGGTTACAACCGTAAGGAAATCACTCAGCTGCAAACCACCCTGACGCACTTCTTCGATCAGGTCATGGGCGCCAACCGCCTGACCCTGGTGGGTGAAGTCGGCGTGACCCATGTCGGCGGTCTGGAAAGCAAGTCCGAGGCCCGCTACGGTCGCGATCCGGTCTTCGGCCCGGGTGAACTGCCGTCCACTGGCGGTCTGAACACCTGCTCGCAGATCCTCAACACCTCGACCATCAACGGTGCAGGGCCTGGCGCTTCGACCAGCAACCGCTCAAGCAATTGCGACAACAACGGTTTCACCACTGCCACTTCCTGGGGCTATCGCGCTCGTGCCATCTGGGATTACAGCGACGTGTTCGCCGGTGTGAACCTGAAGCCGAACGTGGCCTGGTCCCATGACGTCAAAGGTTACTCCCCAGGCCCTGGCGGTAACTTCGAGGAAGGCCGTAAGGCAATCAGCCTCGGGCTGGATGCCGAATACCAGAACACCTACACCGCAAGCCTGGCCTACACCAACTTCTTCGGTGGTGAATACAGCACGGTGGATGATCGCGACTTCGTTGCCCTCAGTGTCGGCGTGAACTTCTAAGCACAGTTTTTTCAGGACGAACAAACCTATGAAAATAACAAAGAATCTGTTCCACGCCGGTGTTCTGGGGCTTTCGCTGCTGGCGACCAGCGTGATGGCGGCAGTACCTGCCGCCGAAGCCGACAAGCTGGGCAAGAGCCTGACCCCTATGGGGGCAGAGATGGCGGGTAACGCCGATGGTTCGATCCCGGCCTGGAAACCGCTGGCGAAAAATGCCGGCACCGTCGACAGCAAGGGCTTCCTGTCCGATCCGTACGGCAGTGAGAAACCGCTCTTCACCATCACCAAGCAGAACGTCGATCAGTACAAGGACAAGCTGGCGCCGGGTCAGTACGCGATGTTTCAGCGCTACCCTGACACCTTCAAGATGCCGGTTTATCCGTCCCATCGCGGTTCCACCGTACCGGATGACGTATTCGCCGCCATCAAGAAAAACGCTACGACCACTACGCTGGTGGCCGGCGGCAACGGTCTGGAAAATTTCCAGACTGCCGTACCGTTCCCGATTCCACAGAGTGGTCTGGAAGTCATCTGGAACCACATCACCCGCTATCGCGGTGGCAGCGTGACCCGCCTGGTGACCCAGGCAACGCCGCAGACCAACGGCTCTTTCAGCCTGGTGTATTTCCAGGACCAGTTCGTGTTCCGCGACAAGATGAAGGACTACGATCCGGCCAACCCGGGCAACGTGCTGTTTTACTTCAAGCAGAAAGTGACCGCGCCGGCGCGTCTGGCAGGCACCGTGCTGCTGGTGCACGAAACCCTCGACCAGGTGAAGGAACCGCGCAAGGCCTGGGTCTATGCAACCGGCCAGCGCCGTGTGCGTCAGGCACCACAAGTGTCCTATGACGGTCCGGGTACTGCGGCAGACGGTTTGCGTACCTCCGACAACCTGGACATGTACAACGGTGCGCCGGATCGCTATGACTGGAAGCTTGAAGGCAAGAAAGAAATCTACATTGCCAACAACAGCTACAAGATCGATTCGCCTACGCTCAAGTATGCCGACATCATCAAGGCCGGCCATATCAACCAGGACCTGACCCGTTACGAGCTGCGTCGCGTCTGGCATGTGGTGGCTACCCTGAAGCCGGGTCAGCGTCACATCTATGCCAAGCGTGACTTCTACATCGACGAGGATACCTGGCAGGCAGCCGTCATCGACCATTACGACGGTCGCGGTCAGCTGTGGCGCGTCGCCGAGGCCCATGCCGAGGACTACTATGACAAGCAAGTGCCGTGGTATGCGCTGGAAACCCTGTACGACCTGCAATCGGGTCGCTACCTGGCACTGGGCATGAAGAACGAAGAGAAACAGGCTTATGACTTCGGCTTCTCTGCCACCAAGAGCGAATTCCAGCCAGGCAACCTGGGCCAGGACGGTATCCGCTAAGCTTTGACCCGAGGCCGCATCCTCGAAAAAAACGCTCCGACTGGTTCGGGGCGTTTTTTTTGCGTCGTGATTTTGTAGCCATTTGTAGCAACAACTTCATATGTACGCCGTTTAAGGCTAGGCTGCGGACATCTGCCACGCCGCCAACAGCCATTCGAACAAGAGCCGGCCATGACTGATCTGTCCCCACTTCCGGGTCCTGCAAGCGTTGCCGTCGTGGCATTGGACGGGCGTTTTTTTCGCCCGCCGTTGCCGGACGGTTATGTATTGCGACCGCGTCTGTGCGAACGCCTGAGCGCCGGGCTCGGTGGGCGTCTGTTGCTGGTCTGCGCCCCGGCCGGGTTCGGCAAAAGTTCGCTGGCCGTGGAGTTCTGTCAAAGTTTGCCGGCGCATTGGCAAAGCCTGTGGCTGGGGTTGAGCGCTCGCGACAGTGACCCGGGACGCTTCCTGGAACGCTTGCTCGAAGGCTTGCAGGACTACTTCCCGGAGCTCGGCAGCCGCGCACTCGGGCTGTTGAAAATGCGCCAGCGTCATCAGCCATTCGCCTTCGAAGAATGGCTCGACGGTCTGCTCGACGAGTTGGTACTGCACCTGGAACCGGCCTCGCCGCTGTTGCTGGTGCTGGACGATTACCACCTCGCCCAAGGGCCGGTGCTCGACCGTTGCCTGCAATTTTTCCTAAACCACTTGCCCGATGGTTTGTTGGTCATGGTCACCAGCCGTCAGCGGCCGGACTGGCATCTCGCTCGTCTGCGCCTGTCGCGACAGTTGCTGGAACTGCATGAACAGGATCTGCGCCTGACCCACGACGAAGCGCTGGCTCTGCTTGATCGCCACAGCAGCTCGTTGCGCGGCGAAGCGCTGGAAAGCCTGATCCAGCGCAGCGAGGGTTGGGTGGCCGGGCTGCGCTTCTGGCTGCTGGCTGCCGCCGAGGCCGGCAGTGATGTGGCCTTGCCTCAAGCGTTGAATGGCGGAGAAGGGCTGATCCGTGATTACCTGCTGGAAGAGGTCATCGACTGCCTGCCTGTCGAGGTTCAGGCTTTTCTCTACGAAACCGCGCCGCAAGAACGCTTTTGCAGCGAGTTGTGCGACGCGGTGCGCGAAGCCCATGACAGCGCTGAAATCCTGCGCTTTCTCTCGGCGCACCAGGTTTTTTTGGTGCCGCTCGACGAGCATGGCCACTGGTATCGCTATCACCATTTGTTTTCCGATCTGTTGCGCAGTCGACCGATGGCGCAGGCCATGGTGCCTACCGCCACCCTGCATCTGCGCGCCTGTCGCTGGTTCAATGCCCAGGGCCTGCTGGATGAGGCGGTGGAGCAGGCGTTGCGCGCCGGGCATCTCGATGTCGCGGCGAATCTGGTGCAGAACCTGTCAGAAGAACAGCTGTTGGCCGAGCAGAACGTCGGCATGTTGCTGCGCTGGAAAATGGATTTACCCGATAGTCTGCTGATCAGCACGCCACGTCTGATCGTGCTGTACAGCTGGGCGCTGGGGCTGGCCTGCCAGCTGGATGCCGCCGAAGAACTCGCCAGTCACCTGAGCCGCTTCCTGCCGGCACCCTCGGCTACCGCGCAAAAGTCGATGCTCGCTCAATGGCTGGCGCTCAGCGGCATCATTGCTCGGGGTCGAGGGCACCGTGAATTGACACTGAGGTATTGCAGCGAAGCGCTGGAAAGTCTTCCGGCCAAACGTTACGGCCAGCGCTTGATGTGTCTGTCGACGCTGTCCAACCTGGCGATTGCCGATGGCGATCTGTGGCGTGCGCGTGGCTTGAACCGCGAGTCCCTTGAGCTGGCTCAGCGGGTCGGTAATCCGTTGTTCGAAGCGTTGGCGCATTACGACCGCGCGCGGGTATTGCAGTCGCGCGGCGAAATCCTGCGCGCACTGGATGAAGTGCATCAGGGGCTGGAACGCTTACGCGGTTTGTCCCCGCAGCGTTTGTACGCGGTACGCGCACGGCTGACGCTGTACGAAGGTTTTCTGTTGGCCATGCGTTTGCAGCCGCAGGCCGCGCGTGCGCGGCTGTTGGCCGGAATCGGTGAGGCGCGTGCGTGTCGTGATATCAGCGTCTTGATCGGCCACTGCGTGGTCGCTCGCCTGGACGGCAGCTACGGTGAGTTTGCCAAGGCCTTTGCCGAACTCGCCGAAGCTGAACGGTTAATGCACATCTGGGATGTTCCGCCAATCTACTACCTGGCAATGATCACGCTGGTCAAGTGCGAACTCTGGCTTGCCCAGGGGCGTACCGATCTGGCCGAGGCTTGGTTGGCTCGTCTGGGGCAGACCTACACCGGTGAACGCGCCGCCGCACCTCCTGAATTTCATCCGCAGTTACCCTTGCATGTTGAGCTGCAACAGGCGCTGCTCGATATGATTCAGGGGCAGCCAATGCTCGCTGAGGGGCGTTTGAATGTCCTGCATGAAAACGGCCAGCAGACCGGCCGGCAATTGCTCAGCGTGATGGCGCTGACGCAGAAAGTGGCATTGTTGCTGGCGGATGGAAGGGAGACGGAAGCGCGCAAGGCGTTGAGTCTGGCGCTGGAAGCTGCGGCCGGTGGGGTTGTGCAGCCGTTCGACGCGCTGATCGGCCAGCACCCGGACTGGTTGCGTGGGCAGTTGGTAACGAGCCCCCCGGCAGTCGTCAGTCAGCAACTGCTGGAGCTTCTTCCGCAACCGATTGCTCGTCCGGTCCTGGAGCAGGCCGCGACCGAACAACTCAGCAGTCGCGAGTTGGCCGTGTTACGGCTGATCGCCCAGGGCTGTTCGAATCAGGAGATCAGCGAGCAACTGTTCATTTCGTTGCACACGGTGAAGACCCACGCCAGCCATATCAACAGCAAGCTGGGCGTCGAGCGGCGAACACAGGCCGTGGCCCGGGCCAAGGAACTGGGTCTGCTGTCCTAGAAGCAGGCACAAAAAAACACCCCGCCAAGGCGGGGTGTTTTCATTTGCATCTATCTGTCCGTTCAGAAGTCGAAAGGGTCAGACCAGTACATCGTTCGCGTTGAGGGTATGGACGCCCACCAGTTGCACTTGGAAGTCAGCGCCGAGGTCACCGCTTACGTTGCCGAGAAGGATCTGATCCACGAAGCGCAGTTGACCGGCACCGGTGAACTCATTGGAACCGATGAAAGTCATGTGCTGTAAACCGAGGGTCTGCGGATCTATGTCGAAGCCGGAGAAATCGATCTTGTCACCTTCAAGCACGTTGAAATCGGTAACGATGTTCTGTGAGTTGGCAGGGCCCATGCCCAGTTCCGGTTCCAACATAATCACGTTATCGAAGGTAAACGTGTCGGCCCCGGTACCACCGGTCAGTTTGTTGCTTCCCCATCCGCCGAACAGTATGTCGTTACCTTCTGCGCCAAAGAGTTGGTTGGTGCCGCCAAAGCCCATGAGCGTGTTATTGCCGGAGTTGCCGGTCAGGACGTTATCGAGATTGTTGCCGCGCAGGGTGAGGTCCGCAGTGCCGAGCAATACGCCGTCTTCGACGTTCTCCGAAAGGCTGTAGTCGACCCAGGTCTGGATCAGGTCGTGGCCGCCATTGAGTGGCGATTCATAGACGAGATCATTGACGTTATCCACGATATAGATATCGTCGCCACCCTCGCCGATCATGTGATCGGCACCGAGCCCGCCCGACAGAATGTTGTTGCCACTGTTGCCGTGCAAGACGTTATCCAGGGCATTGCCGGTCAGGTTCAGGTTGGCGTTTCCAAGTATCTGGCCGTCTTCGACGTTGTCCGTCAGCGTGTAATTGATACTGGTTTTGACGGTGTCGATACCTTCATCGGCGAGTTCGATCACGACATCGTTGATGTTGTCCACGACGTAGGAGTCGTGACCCGCACCGCCGATCATGATGTCCGCACCCAGTCCGCCGTCGATGTAGTTGGTGGCGGAATTGCCTCTGATCACGTTGTTCAAGGCATTGCCCGTCAGCATCGAAGAGTCGTTGCCGGTCATCGTCAAGTCTTCGACGTTCGCCGAAAGGGTGTAGCTGGTACTGGTTCTGATCAAGTCATGACCTTCGCCGAGTTGTTCGGTCACGACGTCCTGATAGTTATCCACAATGTAGATGTCATCACCGGCACCACCGATCATGGTGTCGGCGCCGACGCCGCCATCGAGTGTGTTGTTGCCGGCGTTGCCATTGAGCACGTTGTTTTGATCATTGCCGGTGCCGTTCAGGTTGGCGATTCCCGCGAGTGTCAGGTTTTCGATGCCGCTGACAAGGGTGTAGCTGATCGTCGAGATCACCTGATCGACGTCGCTGGCCGAACCGCCCATGTCCATGACAAAGTCAAAGTCGTCATCCACGTAGTAGGTGTCCGAACCGGCGCCGCCTCTCATCAGGTCCTGGCCCAGTCCTCCGTCGAGAATGTCGTCACCAGCCCCACCGTTCAGAGTGTTGTCTTCACTATTGCCGATCAGCACGTTGTTCAGATCGTTGCCTGTGCCCCTCATCGCATTGCCAGTCAGCACCAGGTTTTCCAGGTTGGCGCCTAGCGTCCAGTCGACTGAAGCGCGCACGGTGTCGATTTCGCTGACCAGCGTGCTGGTTTCGCGAATGATGTCGTCGATGCCGTCGACGATGTAGGTGTCGTTGCCCAGCCCACCGATCAGGGTATCCGACCCGAGACCGCCATCGAGGACGTTGGCACCATCGTTACCGGTGATCACGTTATTGGCCGCATTACCGGTGCCGTTGAGGTTGGCGGAACCGAGGAGCGTGAGATTCTCGAGATTGGCGCCAAGGGTGTAGTTGATGGACGAGAATACGCGGTCAATGGCGTTTGGCGAGGTATCGGTTTCGATCACCAGATCGCCAATGTTGTCGACGTAATAGCTGTCGTTGCCGTCGCCACCGACCATGGCATCGGCACCGATGCCGTCGCTGTCGAAATCTGCGTAACTCATTGAGTTTCAAGGAGTTTTCCGTTTCGACTGCGCCGGAAGTGGGGCGAATTATAGACACCCAGAATCTGCCGTCAACCTTTAATTTCGCTTTCGACTGGAAAGGCCTATTTTTCGCCTTCTATATATAGTCGCAGACTACTACGCGCCCACGCCCCAAAGACATCACGAAAGATCCCCATCGAAGCGTCACTGGACACCGTCGCCTTTTTCTCCCTCAAACTGGCTTATGAGGAGGAAAGCCTAATCCCGGTCCTGCGCGATGATCTGGTCATGGGTGATTACCAGCGGGACGTGTTCGGACTGTTGGTACGCCGGGAAGGCATCCAGACCTAACCTATTACATAGATGAAGAAAGTGGCGTCACGCTTCTATTTTGATATCTTGCCGTCCATCTTCAGCGCACATCGTCGGGACGACGCTGATTTCCGGTTTTTGCAGGTTTAAGGAAAGGATCGAATGGAGTTTCTGCGTTTTCTGGCATTTGTCGCGGCCTGGGGTTTCATGTGGCGCTGGGTGGTCAAGAACCGCGGCAGCTGGAACCTGTTTTACGGCAACATGGTGGGTGGGGCGGGCGGCTTTATTGTTGCGATGGTGGTGTTGTCGATCACGCTTTCACTGTTCCCGTCGGCGCATCAGTATGAAGCCGCGCAGACTGGAAACGTTGTGGCACAGGACACCGAGCCGACTTCGTTGCTGCCGGAAGCCGAGTCGGTTGCAAACCCCGCTGCGCTGAAAGACGCGCCAGTGTTTGCCGCTATCGAGCCGGACGACAACCCGTCTCCACCGGATTCAGCGCTACTGCCGAACTATGCCAGTCGAGCGCCGAAGACGATGTCGGTGCAAACCGTGCTGGACCAGAGTGATGATCAGGGACGCAAGGCCCTGACGGCGCTGAGCAAAAAATTGCGCAGCGACGCGCAGGGTGACAAGTCGCTGCTCGCCTATGTCATGTGCAGCCCGTTCGTGACTAGCACATTGCGCTTCCCTGCTTCAGCCCGGTTTGCTGACAGTAAAAGCATCGCGCCACAACGCTTCAAGGATCAGATTTACACCTTCAGCAACACCATCACCGCGCGGAACATGAATGGCGACGATGTCACTTACCGTTTCAACTGCTCCGTTCAAGAACAGCCAAGAGTCGACGCGACGCCCGCCGAATGGCGTTTGTTGGCGCTGAAGTTGCAAAAAACAGACTCTTAAGCCTCGTTTAAGGGTTCGAGGCGCCGGCTGCGCTATCATCGCCGGCCTGTGCGCCTTGAGCTTTTCCCCTGATGTCTCCAACACCTGATGACCTGATTACGCTGCCTGCTGTTCTGGCCGGCCCGCTGCTGCGACGGCTGGAACCGACGCGCGTAGTGCTCTGGCTAGTCGGCAGCCGAGAGCTGTCGCTGACCTTGCGCCTGCAGGGTGTAGGAGACATTTCATTGGATGCCGGGAAATGCACGGTCATTCCTGTAGGCACTCATGCATTCGTTCACCTGATAGACGTCATTCTCCACAGCCCCCTGCTCTGTGACACACAGGTCGATTACGACTTGCTGATCGATGGCCAACATCGCATCGCCGACTGGGCGCCGCATCTGTTGTATGGCAGTGCCACATGCCCGAATTTTGTCGTGCGCTCCCGGATCGATCAGTTGCTCCACGGCTCCTGCCGCAAACCACATCATCCTGCGGCGGACGGTTTGCTCTGCATCGATCAACTGTTGGCGGCTGAAACGCAACCGCACCAGCGCCCGGCATTGCTGATGATGAGCGGCGATCAAATCTACGCCGATGACGTTGCCGGCCCGATGCTGCGGGCGATTCACGCCGTGATAGAACGGCTTGGTCTGCTCGGCGAGCACCTCGAAGGTGCGGTGGTCAGCAACAGTTCCAAACTTTATGTGCACCCGGCCAGTTACTACCACCGTGCGGATTTGTTACCGGCGCTCGAGAGCAACGAGACACTGCGTGAGCGTTTTTTCGGCGGCAAACGCAAGCCGATTTTCACCAGTAGCAGCGCTGACAATCACCTGGTGACATTCGCCGAAGTCATGGCGATGTACTTTTTGGTCTGGTCACCAACGCCATGGACATTGATCAACCCGCAAGCGCCGGCACTGACGCACGAACGCCGTGAGCGCTATGCCCTGGAACAGACTCGGATCGATGTCTTCAAGGCAGGCCTTGCTAACGTTGGCCGAGCCTTGGCGCACTTGCCGAGCCTGATGATCTTCGATGACCACGATATTACCGACGACTGGAACCTTTCCGCGCAATGGGAAGAAACGGCCTACGGCCATCCGTTCTCCAAACGTATCATCGGCAACGCACTGATCGCCTATATGTTGTGCCAGGGCTGGGGCAACAACCCGGACGCTTTCAACGAGCTGGTGGAGAAAACCCGACGCCTGAGCAACAG
The sequence above is a segment of the Pseudomonas sp. HS6 genome. Coding sequences within it:
- a CDS encoding DUF1302 domain-containing protein, which translates into the protein MTSVNQFWRRAKLPLAVSLASTLAGPAFGVSFNVGEIEGQFDSSLSLGMSVSTQQPNKDLIGVNNGGRGLSQTSDDGHLNFKSGQAFSKIFKGIHDLELKYGDTGVFVRGKYWYDFALQNADLEYKDVSNHNRDVAARSSGGQILDAFVYHNYSIADEPGSVRLGKQVVNWGESTFIGGGINSINPIDVSAFRRPGAEIKEGLIPVNMFYLSQSITENLSAEGFYQIDWQKTVTDNCGTFFSQPDIVTTGCDDNLRVLNKRSTIPGVALGPLAAANVDVNEEGVLVRRSPNRNARDSGQWGVSAKYMFDPLATEFGAYFMNYHSRAPIFSATGAPQSIYNGVKALPGPFQALGPLVVAGNSEYFIEYPEDIRLYGLSFSTTLPTGTAWSGEVSYRPNAPVQLNSTDILFAGVRPLGGALTNASILNGVPGQDLHGYNRKEITQLQTTLTHFFDQVMGANRLTLVGEVGVTHVGGLESKSEARYGRDPVFGPGELPSTGGLNTCSQILNTSTINGAGPGASTSNRSSNCDNNGFTTATSWGYRARAIWDYSDVFAGVNLKPNVAWSHDVKGYSPGPGGNFEEGRKAISLGLDAEYQNTYTASLAYTNFFGGEYSTVDDRDFVALSVGVNF
- a CDS encoding LuxR C-terminal-related transcriptional regulator, with amino-acid sequence MTDLSPLPGPASVAVVALDGRFFRPPLPDGYVLRPRLCERLSAGLGGRLLLVCAPAGFGKSSLAVEFCQSLPAHWQSLWLGLSARDSDPGRFLERLLEGLQDYFPELGSRALGLLKMRQRHQPFAFEEWLDGLLDELVLHLEPASPLLLVLDDYHLAQGPVLDRCLQFFLNHLPDGLLVMVTSRQRPDWHLARLRLSRQLLELHEQDLRLTHDEALALLDRHSSSLRGEALESLIQRSEGWVAGLRFWLLAAAEAGSDVALPQALNGGEGLIRDYLLEEVIDCLPVEVQAFLYETAPQERFCSELCDAVREAHDSAEILRFLSAHQVFLVPLDEHGHWYRYHHLFSDLLRSRPMAQAMVPTATLHLRACRWFNAQGLLDEAVEQALRAGHLDVAANLVQNLSEEQLLAEQNVGMLLRWKMDLPDSLLISTPRLIVLYSWALGLACQLDAAEELASHLSRFLPAPSATAQKSMLAQWLALSGIIARGRGHRELTLRYCSEALESLPAKRYGQRLMCLSTLSNLAIADGDLWRARGLNRESLELAQRVGNPLFEALAHYDRARVLQSRGEILRALDEVHQGLERLRGLSPQRLYAVRARLTLYEGFLLAMRLQPQAARARLLAGIGEARACRDISVLIGHCVVARLDGSYGEFAKAFAELAEAERLMHIWDVPPIYYLAMITLVKCELWLAQGRTDLAEAWLARLGQTYTGERAAAPPEFHPQLPLHVELQQALLDMIQGQPMLAEGRLNVLHENGQQTGRQLLSVMALTQKVALLLADGRETEARKALSLALEAAAGGVVQPFDALIGQHPDWLRGQLVTSPPAVVSQQLLELLPQPIARPVLEQAATEQLSSRELAVLRLIAQGCSNQEISEQLFISLHTVKTHASHINSKLGVERRTQAVARAKELGLLS
- a CDS encoding calcium-binding protein is translated as MSYADFDSDGIGADAMVGGDGNDSYYVDNIGDLVIETDTSPNAIDRVFSSINYTLGANLENLTLLGSANLNGTGNAANNVITGNDGANVLDGGLGSDTLIGGLGNDTYIVDGIDDIIRETSTLVSEIDTVRASVDWTLGANLENLVLTGNAMRGTGNDLNNVLIGNSEDNTLNGGAGDDILDGGLGQDLMRGGAGSDTYYVDDDFDFVMDMGGSASDVDQVISTISYTLVSGIENLTLAGIANLNGTGNDQNNVLNGNAGNNTLDGGVGADTMIGGAGDDIYIVDNYQDVVTEQLGEGHDLIRTSTSYTLSANVEDLTMTGNDSSMLTGNALNNVIRGNSATNYIDGGLGADIMIGGAGHDSYVVDNINDVVIELADEGIDTVKTSINYTLTDNVEDGQILGNANLNLTGNALDNVLHGNSGNNILSGGLGADHMIGEGGDDIYIVDNVNDLVYESPLNGGHDLIQTWVDYSLSENVEDGVLLGTADLTLRGNNLDNVLTGNSGNNTLMGFGGTNQLFGAEGNDILFGGWGSNKLTGGTGADTFTFDNVIMLEPELGMGPANSQNIVTDFNVLEGDKIDFSGFDIDPQTLGLQHMTFIGSNEFTGAGQLRFVDQILLGNVSGDLGADFQVQLVGVHTLNANDVLV
- a CDS encoding alkaline phosphatase D family protein, whose product is MSPTPDDLITLPAVLAGPLLRRLEPTRVVLWLVGSRELSLTLRLQGVGDISLDAGKCTVIPVGTHAFVHLIDVILHSPLLCDTQVDYDLLIDGQHRIADWAPHLLYGSATCPNFVVRSRIDQLLHGSCRKPHHPAADGLLCIDQLLAAETQPHQRPALLMMSGDQIYADDVAGPMLRAIHAVIERLGLLGEHLEGAVVSNSSKLYVHPASYYHRADLLPALESNETLRERFFGGKRKPIFTSSSADNHLVTFAEVMAMYFLVWSPTPWTLINPQAPALTHERRERYALEQTRIDVFKAGLANVGRALAHLPSLMIFDDHDITDDWNLSAQWEETAYGHPFSKRIIGNALIAYMLCQGWGNNPDAFNELVEKTRRLSNSGDDRYLDAPLQDELIDELLRVQHWHFVLPTSPALVVLDTRTRRWRSEMALKQPSGLLDWEALSELQQELLDHPSAIIVSPAPIFGVKLIETVQRVFSWCGYPLLVDAENWMAHRGAAQVILNIFRHTRTPGNYVVLSGDVHYSFVYEVLIRHRKAGPRIWQITSSGIKNEFPKTLLEWFDRLNRWLYSPRSPLNWLTKRRRMRIVPYVPEHAEAGERLWNSAGIGQVFFNEQGQPQDIIQHNSNGAPKTRMLAPDLTDYPD
- a CDS encoding DUF1329 domain-containing protein, which codes for MKITKNLFHAGVLGLSLLATSVMAAVPAAEADKLGKSLTPMGAEMAGNADGSIPAWKPLAKNAGTVDSKGFLSDPYGSEKPLFTITKQNVDQYKDKLAPGQYAMFQRYPDTFKMPVYPSHRGSTVPDDVFAAIKKNATTTTLVAGGNGLENFQTAVPFPIPQSGLEVIWNHITRYRGGSVTRLVTQATPQTNGSFSLVYFQDQFVFRDKMKDYDPANPGNVLFYFKQKVTAPARLAGTVLLVHETLDQVKEPRKAWVYATGQRRVRQAPQVSYDGPGTAADGLRTSDNLDMYNGAPDRYDWKLEGKKEIYIANNSYKIDSPTLKYADIIKAGHINQDLTRYELRRVWHVVATLKPGQRHIYAKRDFYIDEDTWQAAVIDHYDGRGQLWRVAEAHAEDYYDKQVPWYALETLYDLQSGRYLALGMKNEEKQAYDFGFSATKSEFQPGNLGQDGIR